The Lathyrus oleraceus cultivar Zhongwan6 chromosome 5, CAAS_Psat_ZW6_1.0, whole genome shotgun sequence genome includes the window CACAATTTATAAATTAATTAAGAAAAATGAAAGTAAATATTTAATCATAAACTTGTTCATATGATCAATCGATCGTCAACCTCCTGAGACCAGCAAATGAGACTTAGCTGAGCAAAGTTTTGCCAACCCAATcataattattattattacaaCACACATATATTATTTAGAGTACCAAACAAAGTGACAATACATACCATTATTTAGAGTACGAGTCAAAGTGACAAGGATGTTTCAGAGAGAGCCATATGCTGTGTGTCATTAAAATGTCTATATAAGCACACCATCAACCTGTTCTTCAATTCTCATTATTCCTACATGCACGCATATGTATTGTATCTAGCTATTTCAGTATCAAACCCAAATTAATTGAACACATTCTTCTCTCCCAATACTAAGTGTTTCATTGATCAATCAATATAATAACCGACACTTAATCAAGATATATATGGCGGAGGGAAAAACATCGGTTGAGAAGTCTCTAGAAGATTTCGATCCCCATGCTAAACCTCCATCCAACAACTTTGCTTTCGCTTGTGCAATATTGGCTTCCATGACTTCCATTTTACTTGGTTATGGTAAGTACTAAAGCAACTACATATAGATACATGAATGAACATGAACATGAAGTTAACTATATGAATGTTATATTATGCAGATATTGGGGTGATGAGTGGAGCAGTTATATACATAAAAAGAGACCTCAAACTGTCCGACGTCCAAATCGAAATACTCGTAGGCATCATCAACCTTTTCTCCTTGATAGGTTCCTGCCTCGCCGGCAGAACCTCCGATTGGATTGGCCGCCGTTACACCATCGTCCTCGCAGGTGCCATTTTCTTCGCCGGTGCAATCCTCATGGGATTCTCTCCCAACTTTCCCTTCCTCATGTTCGCCCGCTTCATCGCCGGCATTGGAATCGGCTACGCCCTCATGATCGCCCCTGTCTACACCGCCGAAGTCTCCCCCGCTTCCTCTCGCGGCTTCCTCACTTCATTCCCTGAGGTACTATCCGcaaaaattctaattaattaaataaactaTTATTTGTGTTAATATTATGAATTATGATTAGGTATTCATCAATGGAGGGATATTACTTGGATACATTTCAAACTATGGATTCTCGAAGCTTCCACTTGAAATAGGATGGAGAGTGATGCTCGGAATCGGAGCCATTCCTTCTGTGATCTTAGCCGTCGGAGTGTTAGCCATGCCAGAGTCACCTCGCTGGCTAGTTATGAAGGGAAGATTCAGTGATGCTATAAAAGTTCTCAACAAAACCTCTAATTCCGAACAAGAGGCTCGGCTTAGGCTCGTTGAAATCCAAGCCGCGGCTGGGATTCCCGAGAATCACAACGACGGCGTCGTTTCAGTGAATAAAAGTGATAAAAGAGAAGGTACTACTACTGTGTGGAAAGAGTTGTTTCTTTATCCTACACCCGCAGTTCGTCACATAGTTATTGCTGCTCTTGGGATTCATTTCTTTCAACAGGCTTCTGGTATAGACGCCGTCGTTTTGTATAGTCCTACGATTTTCCGTAAAGCTGGGCTTGAATCTGATACGGAGCAGTTACTTGCAACCGTAGCCGTTGGATTGGCGAAAACGGTTTTCATCTTGGTAGCTACTTTTTTGTTGGATCGGGTCGGGCGTCGACCCTTATTATTGTCGAGTGTTGGTGGAATGGTGATTTCGCTGCTCACTCTTGCGGTGAGTCTCACGGTGGTTGATCATTCGCACGTGAGGAAGATGTGGGCCGTTGGATTGAGTATTGCATCTGTTTTATCCTACGTGGCGACGTTTTCGATTGGTGCGGGTCCCATTACTTGGGTTTATAGTTCTGAGATTTTTCCGTTGCGGCTACGCGCTCAAGGTGCGTCTGCGGGGGTGGTGGTGAATAGAGTGACTAGTGGGGTAATTTCAATGACGTTTTTGTCCTTGTCTGATAAGATAAGTATTGGAGGGGCTTTCTTTCTATTTGGTGGAATTGCAGCTTGTGGATGGATTTTTTTCTATACATTACTTCCTGAAACACAGGGTAAGACTCTTGAGGAAATGGAAGGGTCTTTTGGTAAATTCGGAGGGAAGTCAAATACCAAGGACTCTACTGACCATGATAATGGAGAGATCTAATTCGCCAATTAGGGAGTAATCAAAATTATGATCAACTAATACTCAATTATGGAGTAATCAAAATTATGATCAACTAATACTTGAGTTAAGTCAATATATAAAAATAAGGCTCAATACatgttttaatattttaatttaatttaatattttattttaattatttaattaaaaaatattacGAGTTAATTTTTTAACTTCATTTTCattattttatttgattttttctattaatttaaaaaaaatattaaattttgATACATGAAATGACAGCAAAATTATTGATATAAAAAATTGATATACGGGTTAAAATTTAAATTAACACACTAGAAAGAACAGATAAATAACACAAATGAAATTAAGCAActaatttataatattttttagTTAACAAACTATAAAgaaatattaaattaaattaaattaaaaaatttagTGTATTGGATAAATTATACAGAAGTAGTAGCAGACCCTTATTTGCACTTCTTTATGTTAGTACCTTTAAATATAAATTATATAATATTGTATTGAGTAAATGATAATTAAAATTGGTTTGCGTTAATAATGAATTTTGTTGATAATTATTATTAAACTTATAATTTTGTGTTAAAAAAAAGAAgtaattaatatttttattatcAATATTATTAAAAACTGCTTGTAAATAATTGATTAATTTGTTGAAAATGTATatgaaaattaaaaatatatatgaTAAACTCAAGAATATCGTATAGTTTGAAATAAAAATACTACTACATTATTTAACTTTCAGGAGAAAAATTGCTTGTATGTGAAAGAAAACTGAAATAAAGGCAACTTTTAATAAAAGTAAACTTATAAACCTTTGATAGAAAGTTTTGTATTGAAAAAAGTAAATTTAAATTTTTGAGAAAGTCAATATACAAGTTAAAAAAACATTACTTAATTTCTTAACTTATACCAAAAAACAGTAGTTAGCATTTTCCTACTATTATTAGGAATTTTTGTTTCAAAAGTTTAAAGTTCAGAGTTCAGAGTTCAAAGACCCTTACAAGAGTACTCACAGATAGATTAATATAAATATTAGTTTGAATAATTATTTTATTGACTACTTTATTTCGTTAAAATACTAATATGAATAAGTATTTGAATTTCATTAAAATTCAATTATAAATTTAAGTATATTTGGTTACATCACACATTTTAAGAGTTTTTTTTGGTTTACAAAACACTTGTTAAGAATAGtaattaaatatatttaattttatttactttATATTTAAAATAGTACATCTACCAACATATATCTATTATAGTTATCATCTTATCACAATATTAATAATTaatgtgattttttttaaatagtaTTGATTTATATACATCAAcaatttatttatattaatataaTGAATGTATTTGTGTTTTAGAAAAGGTAATATAAAATGTGTATAAAATAATCCTTTTTTGTCTTATATTTGAATTCaaaattttatgattttttttttcttataaTTGAATAATATAGTGTTTTGACCCATTCGATTCAAAAGTGTTCTTAATGCGATATGAGAAATTCATTAGAGTTTTAAAATTAACTCCAAGATTGCTCGTTTTTTCTTCAGTTTTGCATCCTCTTTCACCTTTAATATACATGTTGCCTTTGAGTCTCTTTGTCAGGTGATTGTGAGTGTTTATCTGTTTCCTTCCTTTTTCTCCTCTTATTGGGTGGTCTTGTTTCTTTCACTTTCGTCTTCTTCTCTCCCCTTTAAACATTTCCTAGTGTGTTCCCTTAGAGATGTGGAGATTGATTTTTGTTAATCAAGATATATTGAGTATATGGCCTTGTAAGGCTTGGAACCTCGACACACCTTTCAATCATCATATCTCCAGAAAGGCGAGAGTGATAAAT containing:
- the LOC127085779 gene encoding polyol transporter 5, which encodes MAEGKTSVEKSLEDFDPHAKPPSNNFAFACAILASMTSILLGYDIGVMSGAVIYIKRDLKLSDVQIEILVGIINLFSLIGSCLAGRTSDWIGRRYTIVLAGAIFFAGAILMGFSPNFPFLMFARFIAGIGIGYALMIAPVYTAEVSPASSRGFLTSFPEVFINGGILLGYISNYGFSKLPLEIGWRVMLGIGAIPSVILAVGVLAMPESPRWLVMKGRFSDAIKVLNKTSNSEQEARLRLVEIQAAAGIPENHNDGVVSVNKSDKREGTTTVWKELFLYPTPAVRHIVIAALGIHFFQQASGIDAVVLYSPTIFRKAGLESDTEQLLATVAVGLAKTVFILVATFLLDRVGRRPLLLSSVGGMVISLLTLAVSLTVVDHSHVRKMWAVGLSIASVLSYVATFSIGAGPITWVYSSEIFPLRLRAQGASAGVVVNRVTSGVISMTFLSLSDKISIGGAFFLFGGIAACGWIFFYTLLPETQGKTLEEMEGSFGKFGGKSNTKDSTDHDNGEI